Proteins encoded within one genomic window of bacterium:
- a CDS encoding GNAT family N-acetyltransferase encodes MWLHFFSTPTLHTKFHDSLREHAYAVRRRVFQIEQGIPAIHDRDLHDESAYHFVVYALALDSTEFVPIAAARAVAYEEGFKIGRVCVDPDQRGALHIGTQLMEYVIAQLQEHFPDRKIFLYAQADDARSQNVVGFYERLGFVTTDDEPLISAGILHRKMELV; translated from the coding sequence ATGTGGCTACACTTCTTCTCGACCCCCACACTTCATACCAAGTTTCACGACTCACTTCGCGAACACGCTTACGCGGTGCGCCGCCGGGTCTTCCAGATAGAGCAAGGGATTCCTGCGATTCACGATCGCGATCTGCATGACGAGTCGGCCTACCACTTCGTCGTGTACGCCCTAGCGCTTGATAGCACCGAGTTCGTACCAATCGCGGCTGCTCGTGCAGTCGCTTACGAAGAAGGTTTCAAGATCGGCCGCGTCTGCGTTGACCCTGATCAGCGCGGCGCGCTGCACATCGGGACACAGCTCATGGAATATGTCATCGCCCAACTCCAAGAGCATTTCCCTGATCGTAAGATCTTCCTGTATGCCCAGGCTGACGATGCGAGAAGTCAGAATGTCGTCGGATTCTACGAGCGACTGGGCTTCGTCACGACCGATGACGAGCCACTTATTAGTGCTGGCATCCTTCACCGGAAG